A genomic window from Stigmatopora argus isolate UIUO_Sarg chromosome 13, RoL_Sarg_1.0, whole genome shotgun sequence includes:
- the LOC144086821 gene encoding POU domain, class 2, transcription factor 1-like, which produces MADGGAASQDESSGPDVKVNNQPETTKCAMESGDRKTGIQINGLDFQRPTVPTTSAITNAHAQALLQQLTLTPAQQQLLLHQAQAQLLAAAVQHSANQQNGTTGASISASAATPITQLPLSQPIQISPLQQQNLSLPQFVLVQPGHPIATPLQPAQFIISQTPQTQQSILQAQSLLTQLPQSQANHLPTQPSITLATQPATPTRTTAATPIQSLPHSQTTPKQLDTPTLEEPSDLEELEQFAKTFKQRRIKLGFTQGDVGLAMGKLYGNDFSQTTISRFEALNLSFKNMCKLKPLLEKWLNDAENLTSDQGLSNPSALGSPGMGIEGINRRRKKRTSIETNIRVALEKSFLEQNQKPTSEEITMIADQLNMEKEVIRVWFCNRRQKEKRINPPSAGGMGGTPIKTIFTPSSPLVASTASLVNSPTINTSTTLTVNPMPLTSTSVSSLSFTGTTVGATNTASVISTTPVISTVTSSPSLSPSPTSIQSSAMENKVTAHAQTIVTQAPTSLSSTLGTGQLMVAAPGLSAAFQGGAQLPTSASFAAMAAAAGLSPGLMPSSHFAPGGALLSLTPGALMNNSTLATIQALASSGTIPITTLDGGNFLFANTSANGTSNLVTTPLFLNPQNLSLLTSNPVSLVSAGAGGLQLTTDTHHQVSAAAVPVQATTITTASKAQ; this is translated from the exons CTGACTCTGACCCCAGCCCAACAGCAGCTGCTGCTCCACCAGGCCCAAGCTCAGCTCTTGGCTGCGGCCGTACAGCATTCAGCCAACCAACAGAACGGCACTACTGGGGCCAGTATCTCAGCCTCTGCAGCCACGCCCATTACCCAGCTACCCCTGTCACAGCCCATCCAGATCTCTCCT CTCCAGCAGCAGAATTTAAGTCTGCCCCAGTTTGTGCTGGTGCAACCTGGCCACCCAATCGCCACACCTCTGCAGCCTGCTCAGTTCATCATCTCACAGACACCGCAGACCCAGCAGA GCATACTGCAAGCGCAGAGTCTTCTCACTCAACTACCTCAAAGTCAAGCTAACCACCTGCCAACGCAACCGAGCATCACCCTCGCAACACAG CCTGCAACCCCTACCCGTACCACGGCAGCTACACCCATTCAGTCGCTGCCTCACAGTCAGACGACGCCCAAACAGCTGGACACGCCCACTCTGGAGGAGCCAAGTGACCTGGAGGAACTGGAGCAGTTTGCCAAAACCTTTAAACAGAGGCGGATTAAACTGGGTTTTACACAG GGGGATGTTGGCCTGGCCATGGGTAAACTTTATGGAAACGACTTCAGCCAAACAACTATCTCTCGCTTTGAGGCCTTGAATTTGAGCTTTAAGAACATGTGCAAACTCAAGCCACTGCTGGAAAAGTGGCTTAATGATGCAG AGAACCTGACTTCTGACCAGGGGCTGTCCAATCCCAGTGCCCTTGGTTCTCCAGGCATGGGCATTGAGGGGATCAACCGCAGAAGGAAGAAGAGGACAAGTATTGAGACCAACATCCGCGTGGCCTTAGAAAAGAGCTTTCTGGAG CAGAACCAAAAACCTACCTCTGAAGAGATCACGATGATCGCTGACCAGCTCAACATGGAGAAGGAGGTGATCCGGGTCTGGTTCTGCAACCGCAGGCAGAAGGAGAAGAGGATAAACCCCCCGAGCGCAGGCGGCATGGGTGGAACCCCCATCAAAACCATCTTTACACCCAGTAGCCCTTTG gtgGCCAGCACAGCAAGCCTGGTGAACAGTCCGACTATAAACACCTCCACCACGCTGACTGTAAATCCAATGCCTCTCACCAGCACCAGTGTCTCCAGTTTATCCTTCACAG GCACAACCGTTGGAGCCACAAACACTGCATCTGTCATCTCCACCACACCCGTGATTTCGACAGTAACCAGCTCTCCATCTCTAAGCCCGTCCCCGACGTCCATTCAGTCCAGTGCCATGGAGAATAAAGTCACTGCTCATGCGCAGACCATCGTCACCCAGGCCCCGACGTCCTTAAGCAGCACCCTGGGGACTGGCCAGCTCATGGTGGCAGCCCCCGGTCTGTCGGCGGCGTTTCAAGGGGGCGCACAGTTGCCCACCAGCGCTAGTTTTGCGGCCATGGCTGCCGCAGCCGGGCTGAGTCCAGGATTAATGCCCTCCTCCCACTTTGCTCCAGG tgGGGCTCTTCTTAGTCTGACTCCCGGCGCTCTCATGAACAACAGCACGCTAGCAACCATCCAAG CGCTGGCATCGAGCGGCACAATCCCAATAACGACATTAGACGGTGGCAACTTTCTGTTCGCCAACACGTCTGCCAACGGCACATCCAACCTGGTGACCACGCCGCTCTTCCTCAACCCCCAGAACCTTTCGCTGCTCACCAGCAACCCCGTTAGCCTGGTGTCGGCCGGAGCGGGCGGGCTACAGCTCACCACCGACACCCACCATCAGGTCTCCGCGGCAGCCGTGCCTGTGCAggccaccaccatcaccactgcCTCAAAGGCGCAGTGA